From the Labrus mixtus chromosome 17, fLabMix1.1, whole genome shotgun sequence genome, one window contains:
- the grk5 gene encoding G protein-coupled receptor kinase 5 isoform X2 yields the protein MEIESMVANSALIKAREGGGSKGRSWKWKEMLKFPHISQCENLAIKIEREYYSLCVKQPIGKKLFQLFCRSRPELQNYISLQDALDAFETKSDEERRDFGYSIIQRFVISQSFQYVAGMEKHEHSSIESLELEPCRDVFHDCREDLHKFLSGEPFIQYQESMFFDRFLQWKMLERQPVTKQTFRQYRLLGKGGFGEVWACQSRATGMMYACKKLEKTHVKKRRGETMALNEKQILEGLNSRFVVNLAYAYKTKHTLCMVLTMMSGGDLKFHIYNIGEPGLDKERVRFYAAEVCCGLIHLHQESIVYRDLKPENILLDDNGHIRISDLGLAVRLSERSVVRGRVGTLGYMAPELIGHKHYGLSVDWWGLGCLIYEMTAGQPPFRTRGEHPKPSEMERRIETEQEEYRDKFGKAVKDICSSLLKKDPNERLGCCSLGGREVQSHPFFKEINFRMLEAGLVEPPFKPDPRQVYCSDVQDIEEFSTVKGVTLDEKDSDFYSKFDTGSVPITWQNEVIETGCFKELNIFGPEGTRSQDLDWSQLPESPKRSLLDRIFRRHHPSDSSDEGRQSLVSSETYLSSGLLSTTL from the exons ATGGAGATTGAAAGCATGGTGGCAAACAGCGCTCTTATTAAAGCCAGAGAAG gagggGGGAGTAAAGGACGGAGCTGGAAGTGGAAGGAGATGCTTAAATTCCCTCACATCAGTCAGTGTGAAAACCTTGCCATAaaaatag agagagagtactacagtctgtgtgtgaagCAGCCGATCGGGAAGAAACTGTTTCAGCTCTTCTGTCGGAGTCGCCCTGAACTGCAGAATTACATTTCCCTGCAGGATGCTCTG GACGCCTTCGAGACAAAGTCAGACGAAGAGAGAAGAGACTTTGGCTACAGCATCATTCAGAGATTCGTCATTAGCCAG TCCTTTCAGTATGTGGCCGGAATGGAGAAGCACGAGCACAGCAGCATTGAGAGCCTGGAGCTGGAGCCCTGCAGGGACGTTTTTCATGACTGTAGGGA AGACCTACACAAGTTCCTGAGTGGGGAGCCGTTCATCCAGTACCAGGAGAGCATGTTCTTTGACCGTTTTCTGCAGTGGAAGATGTTGgagag GCAGCCCGTCACCAAGCAGACGTTTCGACAGTACAGACTGCTCGGGAAAGGAGGCTTTGGAGAG gttTGGGCCTGTCAGTCTCGGGCGACAGGAATGATGTACGCCTGCAAAAAACTGGAAAAGACTCACGTGAAGAAGCGGAGAGGAGAAACCATGGCTCTCAACGAGAAACAGATACTGGAGGGACTGAACAGTCGCTTTGTG GTGAATCTGGCGTACGCCTACAAGACGAAGCACACCCTCTGTATGGTTCTGACCATGATGAGCGGCGGTGACTTGAAGTTTCATATTTATAACATCGGAGAGCCTGGCCTCgacaaagagagagtgaggttcTACGCTGCAGAGgtctgctgtggtttaattcaccTGCACCAGGAGTCCATCGTTTACAG ggATCTGAAGCCAGAAAACATTCTGCTCGATGACAACG GACACATCCGCATCTCGGACCTGGGCCTGGCTGTGAGGCTGTCTGAGAGGAGTGTGGTGCGAGGCCGGGTGGGAACACTGGGATACATGG CTCCCGAGTTGATCGGACACAAGCACTACGGGCTGAGCGTGGACTGGTGGGGCCTCGGCTGTCTGATCTACGAGATGACGGCGGGTCAGCCTCCGTTCAGGACCCGAGGGGAACATCCCAAACCCTCCGAGATGGAGAGGCGGATCGAGACCGAGCAGGAGGAGTACAGGGACAAGTTCGGCAAAGCTGTGAAAGACATCTGCTCCTCG CTGCTGAAGAAGGATCCCAACGAGCGGCTCGGCTGCTGCAGTTTAGGAGGCAGAGAAGTTCAGTCGCATCCTTTCTTCAAAGAGATTAACTTCAGGATGCTGGAGGCCGGACTCGTCGAGCCTCCGTTCAAACCTGAT CCCAGACAGGTTTACTGCAGCGACGTGCAGGACATCGAGGAGTTCTCCACGGTGAAGGGAGTCACTCTGGACGAGAAAGACTCCGACTTCTACTCCAAGTTTGACACGGGCAGCGTCCCCATCACCTGGCAGAACGAG gTGATAGAAACCGGATGTTTCAAAGAGCTGAACATTTTCGGACCTGAAGGAACTCGATCTCAGGACCTGGACTGGTCCCAGCTGCCCGAGAGTCCCAAACGCAGCCTCCTGGACCGGATCTTCCGCAGACAC CATCCTTCAGACTCGTCAGACGAGGGCAGACAGAGCTTGGTTTCCAGTGAGACCTACTTGAGTTCAGGACTGCTCAGCACCACCCTCTAG
- the grk5 gene encoding G protein-coupled receptor kinase 5 isoform X1, whose product MEIESMVANSALIKAREGGGSKGRSWKWKEMLKFPHISQCENLAIKIEREYYSLCVKQPIGKKLFQLFCRSRPELQNYISLQDALDAFETKSDEERRDFGYSIIQRFVISQVCKLHTTNIYKQQISLNILIPSHSFVPQSFQYVAGMEKHEHSSIESLELEPCRDVFHDCREDLHKFLSGEPFIQYQESMFFDRFLQWKMLERQPVTKQTFRQYRLLGKGGFGEVWACQSRATGMMYACKKLEKTHVKKRRGETMALNEKQILEGLNSRFVVNLAYAYKTKHTLCMVLTMMSGGDLKFHIYNIGEPGLDKERVRFYAAEVCCGLIHLHQESIVYRDLKPENILLDDNGHIRISDLGLAVRLSERSVVRGRVGTLGYMAPELIGHKHYGLSVDWWGLGCLIYEMTAGQPPFRTRGEHPKPSEMERRIETEQEEYRDKFGKAVKDICSSLLKKDPNERLGCCSLGGREVQSHPFFKEINFRMLEAGLVEPPFKPDPRQVYCSDVQDIEEFSTVKGVTLDEKDSDFYSKFDTGSVPITWQNEVIETGCFKELNIFGPEGTRSQDLDWSQLPESPKRSLLDRIFRRHHPSDSSDEGRQSLVSSETYLSSGLLSTTL is encoded by the exons ATGGAGATTGAAAGCATGGTGGCAAACAGCGCTCTTATTAAAGCCAGAGAAG gagggGGGAGTAAAGGACGGAGCTGGAAGTGGAAGGAGATGCTTAAATTCCCTCACATCAGTCAGTGTGAAAACCTTGCCATAaaaatag agagagagtactacagtctgtgtgtgaagCAGCCGATCGGGAAGAAACTGTTTCAGCTCTTCTGTCGGAGTCGCCCTGAACTGCAGAATTACATTTCCCTGCAGGATGCTCTG GACGCCTTCGAGACAAAGTCAGACGAAGAGAGAAGAGACTTTGGCTACAGCATCATTCAGAGATTCGTCATTAGCCAGGTCTGTAAactacacacaacaaacatctACAAACAGCAAATAAGTCTGAACATTTTGATCCCTTCACACTCTTTTGTTCCTCAGTCCTTTCAGTATGTGGCCGGAATGGAGAAGCACGAGCACAGCAGCATTGAGAGCCTGGAGCTGGAGCCCTGCAGGGACGTTTTTCATGACTGTAGGGA AGACCTACACAAGTTCCTGAGTGGGGAGCCGTTCATCCAGTACCAGGAGAGCATGTTCTTTGACCGTTTTCTGCAGTGGAAGATGTTGgagag GCAGCCCGTCACCAAGCAGACGTTTCGACAGTACAGACTGCTCGGGAAAGGAGGCTTTGGAGAG gttTGGGCCTGTCAGTCTCGGGCGACAGGAATGATGTACGCCTGCAAAAAACTGGAAAAGACTCACGTGAAGAAGCGGAGAGGAGAAACCATGGCTCTCAACGAGAAACAGATACTGGAGGGACTGAACAGTCGCTTTGTG GTGAATCTGGCGTACGCCTACAAGACGAAGCACACCCTCTGTATGGTTCTGACCATGATGAGCGGCGGTGACTTGAAGTTTCATATTTATAACATCGGAGAGCCTGGCCTCgacaaagagagagtgaggttcTACGCTGCAGAGgtctgctgtggtttaattcaccTGCACCAGGAGTCCATCGTTTACAG ggATCTGAAGCCAGAAAACATTCTGCTCGATGACAACG GACACATCCGCATCTCGGACCTGGGCCTGGCTGTGAGGCTGTCTGAGAGGAGTGTGGTGCGAGGCCGGGTGGGAACACTGGGATACATGG CTCCCGAGTTGATCGGACACAAGCACTACGGGCTGAGCGTGGACTGGTGGGGCCTCGGCTGTCTGATCTACGAGATGACGGCGGGTCAGCCTCCGTTCAGGACCCGAGGGGAACATCCCAAACCCTCCGAGATGGAGAGGCGGATCGAGACCGAGCAGGAGGAGTACAGGGACAAGTTCGGCAAAGCTGTGAAAGACATCTGCTCCTCG CTGCTGAAGAAGGATCCCAACGAGCGGCTCGGCTGCTGCAGTTTAGGAGGCAGAGAAGTTCAGTCGCATCCTTTCTTCAAAGAGATTAACTTCAGGATGCTGGAGGCCGGACTCGTCGAGCCTCCGTTCAAACCTGAT CCCAGACAGGTTTACTGCAGCGACGTGCAGGACATCGAGGAGTTCTCCACGGTGAAGGGAGTCACTCTGGACGAGAAAGACTCCGACTTCTACTCCAAGTTTGACACGGGCAGCGTCCCCATCACCTGGCAGAACGAG gTGATAGAAACCGGATGTTTCAAAGAGCTGAACATTTTCGGACCTGAAGGAACTCGATCTCAGGACCTGGACTGGTCCCAGCTGCCCGAGAGTCCCAAACGCAGCCTCCTGGACCGGATCTTCCGCAGACAC CATCCTTCAGACTCGTCAGACGAGGGCAGACAGAGCTTGGTTTCCAGTGAGACCTACTTGAGTTCAGGACTGCTCAGCACCACCCTCTAG